A window from Streptomyces sp. NBC_00299 encodes these proteins:
- the tsf gene encoding translation elongation factor Ts, translating into MANYTAADVKKLRELTGAGMMDCKKALDEAEGNVEKAVEALRIKGQKGVAKREGRSAENGAVVSIIADDNSSGVLVELKCETDFVAKGDKFQAVATAIAEHVAKTSPADIEALLASEIEAGKTVQAFVDEANANLGEKIVLDRFAQYGDGFVLAYMHRTMPDLPPQIGVLVELDKPNAEVAKGIAQHIAAFAPKYLAKEDVPAEVVESERRVAEETTRAEGKPEAALPKIVEGRLNGFFKDATLLGQPYALDNKKSVQKVLDEAGVTLKRFTRIKVGI; encoded by the coding sequence ATGGCGAACTACACCGCCGCTGACGTCAAGAAGCTCCGTGAGCTCACCGGCGCCGGCATGATGGACTGCAAGAAGGCGCTGGACGAGGCCGAGGGCAACGTCGAGAAGGCCGTCGAGGCGCTCCGTATCAAGGGCCAGAAGGGCGTCGCCAAGCGCGAGGGCCGCTCCGCCGAGAACGGCGCCGTGGTCTCGATCATCGCCGACGACAACTCCTCCGGTGTCCTCGTCGAGCTGAAGTGCGAGACGGACTTCGTCGCCAAGGGTGACAAGTTCCAGGCCGTCGCCACCGCGATCGCCGAGCACGTCGCGAAGACCTCCCCGGCCGACATCGAGGCCCTGCTCGCCTCCGAGATCGAGGCCGGCAAGACCGTCCAGGCGTTCGTGGACGAGGCCAACGCGAACCTGGGCGAGAAGATCGTCCTGGACCGTTTCGCGCAGTACGGCGACGGCTTCGTGCTCGCGTACATGCACCGCACGATGCCCGACCTGCCCCCGCAGATCGGTGTCCTCGTCGAGCTGGACAAGCCGAACGCCGAGGTCGCCAAGGGCATCGCCCAGCACATCGCCGCCTTCGCGCCGAAGTACCTCGCCAAGGAGGACGTGCCGGCCGAGGTCGTCGAGTCGGAGCGTCGTGTCGCCGAGGAGACCACCCGCGCCGAGGGCAAGCCCGAGGCCGCCCTGCCGAAGATCGTCGAGGGTCGCCTCAACGGCTTCTTCAAGGACGCCACGCTGCTCGGTCAGCCGTACGCGCTCGACAACAAGAAGTCCGTCCAGAAGGTTCTGGACGAGGCCGGTGTCACCCTGAAGCGCTTCACGCGCATCAAGGTCGGCATCTGA
- the rpsB gene encoding 30S ribosomal protein S2 codes for MAVVTMRELLESGVHFGHQTRRWNPKMKRFIFTERNGIYIIDLLQSLSYIDRAYEFVKETVAHGGTVMFVGTKKQAQEAIAEQATRVGMPYVNQRWLGGMLTNFSTVYKRLQRLKELEQIDFEDVAASGLTKKELLVLSREKAKLEKTLGGIREMQKVPSAVWIVDTKKEHIAVGEARKLNIPVVAILDTNCDPDEVDYKIPGNDDAIRSVTLLTRVIADAVAEGLIARSGVATGDKGEKAAGEPLAEWERDLLEGEKKADEAPAAAEAPAAEAPAAEAPAAEAPAAEAPAAEAPAADAPATEAPAAEGEQA; via the coding sequence ATGGCCGTCGTCACGATGCGGGAGCTGCTGGAAAGCGGCGTCCACTTCGGTCACCAGACCCGTCGTTGGAACCCGAAGATGAAGCGCTTCATCTTCACGGAGCGCAACGGCATCTACATCATCGACCTGCTCCAGTCGCTGTCGTACATCGACCGCGCCTACGAGTTCGTCAAGGAGACCGTCGCCCACGGTGGCACGGTCATGTTCGTCGGCACGAAGAAGCAGGCGCAGGAGGCCATCGCCGAGCAGGCCACCCGCGTCGGCATGCCCTACGTCAACCAGCGCTGGCTGGGCGGCATGCTCACCAACTTCTCGACCGTCTACAAGCGCCTGCAGCGCCTGAAGGAGCTCGAGCAGATCGACTTCGAGGACGTGGCCGCCTCCGGCCTCACCAAGAAGGAGCTGCTCGTCCTCTCCCGCGAGAAGGCCAAGCTGGAGAAGACCCTCGGTGGTATCCGTGAGATGCAGAAGGTGCCCAGCGCCGTCTGGATCGTGGACACCAAGAAGGAGCACATCGCCGTTGGTGAGGCCCGGAAGCTCAACATTCCGGTCGTCGCGATCCTCGACACCAACTGCGACCCCGACGAGGTCGACTACAAGATCCCGGGCAACGACGACGCGATCCGCTCCGTCACCCTGCTCACCCGCGTGATCGCCGACGCCGTCGCCGAGGGCCTCATCGCCCGCTCCGGCGTCGCCACCGGCGACAAGGGTGAGAAGGCCGCGGGCGAGCCGCTCGCCGAGTGGGAGCGCGACCTGCTCGAGGGCGAGAAGAAGGCCGACGAGGCTCCGGCTGCCGCCGAGGCCCCTGCCGCCGAGGCCCCTGCCGCCGAGGCCCCCGCTGCCGAGGCCCCGGCCGCCGAGGCTCCGGCTGCCGAGGCTCCGGCTGCCGACGCCCCCGCCACCGAGGCCCCGGCCGCCGAGGGCGAGCAGGCCTGA
- a CDS encoding murein hydrolase activator EnvC family protein, with product MTAMTARNARTARTFGRLVVLLLLTAAVLLSPAPRLTPTAASAGAASAPDPTVPTVGRAWPVGSRPPILRAWEPPATPYGRGHRGVDLGTPAGTPVRAVAPGRISFAGRVAGKGVVSVELTGTGDPPLRTTYEPVRAVLKKGAEVAAGEVVGTVEPTGSHCTGTCVHWGLRRGDAYLDPLSLLPPGLLRRGPSRLLPVLGVPLPT from the coding sequence ATGACGGCGATGACGGCCAGGAACGCCAGGACGGCCAGGACATTCGGACGGCTGGTGGTGCTGTTGCTCCTGACGGCGGCCGTGCTGCTGTCCCCGGCACCACGACTGACCCCGACCGCCGCGAGCGCCGGCGCCGCGTCGGCCCCGGACCCGACCGTGCCGACGGTCGGCCGGGCATGGCCCGTGGGGTCTCGCCCGCCGATCCTCCGCGCCTGGGAACCCCCGGCGACACCGTACGGGCGCGGCCACCGGGGCGTGGACCTCGGCACCCCGGCCGGGACACCGGTGCGGGCGGTGGCGCCGGGGCGGATCTCCTTCGCGGGCCGGGTGGCGGGCAAGGGGGTCGTGTCGGTGGAGCTGACGGGGACCGGGGATCCGCCGCTGCGGACGACGTACGAGCCGGTGCGGGCGGTACTGAAGAAGGGCGCCGAGGTGGCGGCGGGGGAGGTCGTGGGGACGGTGGAGCCGACGGGCTCGCACTGCACGGGAACGTGCGTGCACTGGGGTCTGCGCCGAGGCGACGCCTACCTGGACCCGTTGTCACTCCTGCCACCGGGGCTGCTACGCAGGGGACCGTCGCGGCTGCTGCCGGTGCTGGGGGTGCCGTTGCCGACGTAG
- a CDS encoding TetR/AcrR family transcriptional regulator — protein MAEHRSMQRAALLDAARSLLSEGGTEALTFPALAERTGLARSSVYEYFRSRAAVVEELCEVDFPVWAADVSAAMEREATAEGKVEAYVRQQLALVGDRRHRAVVAISASELDAGAREKIRAAHGGLVAMIVEALAEMGHAEPRLAAMLLQGVVDAAVRRIELGAAEEPSAITEAAVSMALRGVRG, from the coding sequence GTGGCCGAGCACCGGTCGATGCAGCGAGCCGCCCTGCTGGATGCGGCTCGATCCCTGTTGTCCGAGGGCGGGACGGAGGCGCTGACCTTCCCCGCCCTCGCGGAGCGGACCGGGCTCGCGCGGTCGTCCGTGTACGAGTACTTCCGGTCGCGGGCCGCCGTGGTCGAGGAGCTGTGCGAGGTCGACTTTCCCGTGTGGGCCGCGGATGTCTCGGCGGCGATGGAACGTGAGGCCACGGCCGAGGGCAAGGTCGAGGCGTATGTCCGGCAGCAGCTCGCCCTCGTCGGGGACCGGCGGCACCGGGCCGTGGTGGCGATCTCCGCGAGCGAGCTGGACGCGGGGGCCCGGGAGAAGATCCGGGCGGCGCACGGCGGGCTGGTCGCGATGATCGTCGAGGCGCTGGCGGAGATGGGACACGCCGAGCCCCGTTTGGCGGCGATGCTGCTGCAGGGCGTGGTGGATGCGGCCGTGCGACGGATCGAGCTGGGGGCGGCGGAGGAGCCTTCGGCGATTACGGAGGCGGCTGTCTCGATGGCCCTGAGGGGCGTTCGGGGCTGA
- the whiG gene encoding RNA polymerase sigma factor WhiG → MPQHTSGSDRAAIPPAARDGGSVRPPAPSTLDELWRSYKATGDERLREQLILHYSPLVKYVAGRVSVGLPPNVEQADFVSSGVFGLIDAIEKFDIDREIKFETYAITRIRGAMIDELRALDWIPRSVRQKARNVERAYATLEARLRRTPTEAEVAVEMGIAVDELHSVFSQLSLANVVALEELLHVGGEGGDGLSVMDTLEDTAADNPVEVAEDRELRRFLARAINTLPEREKTVVTLYYYEGLTLAEIGNVLGVTESRVSQIHTKSVLQLRAKLAGFGR, encoded by the coding sequence ATGCCCCAGCACACCTCCGGGTCCGACCGGGCGGCGATCCCCCCAGCCGCCCGTGACGGTGGCAGCGTGCGGCCGCCCGCTCCCTCGACACTCGACGAGCTGTGGCGGTCGTACAAGGCGACGGGGGACGAGCGGCTGCGCGAGCAGCTGATCCTGCACTACTCGCCGCTCGTCAAGTACGTGGCGGGCCGCGTCAGCGTCGGCCTGCCGCCCAATGTGGAGCAGGCGGACTTCGTGTCGTCGGGGGTGTTCGGGCTGATCGACGCGATCGAGAAGTTCGACATCGACCGAGAGATCAAGTTCGAGACGTACGCGATCACGCGGATCCGGGGCGCGATGATCGACGAGCTCAGAGCGCTGGACTGGATTCCACGGTCGGTGCGGCAGAAGGCACGCAACGTCGAGCGGGCCTACGCGACGCTGGAAGCGCGGCTTCGGCGCACGCCCACGGAGGCGGAGGTGGCCGTCGAGATGGGCATCGCGGTGGACGAACTCCACTCGGTCTTCAGTCAGTTGTCGCTGGCCAACGTGGTGGCGCTGGAGGAGCTGCTGCACGTCGGCGGCGAGGGCGGCGACGGGCTCAGCGTCATGGACACGCTGGAGGACACCGCCGCGGACAACCCGGTGGAGGTCGCCGAGGACCGGGAGCTGCGACGGTTTCTGGCGCGGGCGATCAACACGTTGCCCGAGCGGGAGAAGACCGTGGTGACGCTGTACTACTACGAGGGGCTCACGCTGGCGGAGATCGGGAACGTGCTGGGCGTGACCGAGAGCCGGGTGAGCCAGATCCACACCAAGTCCGTGCTGCAGCTGCGGGCGAAGCTGGCCGGCTTCGGTCGTTGA
- the dprA gene encoding DNA-processing protein DprA, whose amino-acid sequence MNGTGDPDDELLGRVFLSRVVEPGDEVAGRWVREYGVGEVVRRLREGAEALPGVGYKRWDGLRARGLAAEPGRDLAVAQEAGVRFLCPGDIEWPGQLDDLGDARPLGLWVRGRASLRLWALRSVAVVGARACTEYGAHMAATLAGGLAERGWVVVSGGAYGVDGAAHRGALGSGGATVAVLACGVDRPYPRGHTQLINRIAEQGLVIGELPPGDHPTPSRFIVRNRVIAALTRGTVVVEAAHRSGSLVTARAAQRLGRHTMGIPGPATSGLSAGVHELLRGDAVLVTDAAEVVELVGDMGELAPERRGPVLPRDLLEPGARRVLAALPGRRAARADEVARGAQTTEDDAIARLYELRSLGYVERHGDSWKLTRQATMSVHAGRSRC is encoded by the coding sequence GTGAACGGCACCGGGGATCCGGACGACGAACTGCTCGGCCGGGTCTTTCTCAGCCGGGTCGTCGAGCCCGGGGACGAGGTCGCCGGACGGTGGGTGCGGGAGTACGGCGTGGGGGAGGTGGTGCGGCGCCTGCGGGAGGGGGCGGAGGCCTTGCCGGGGGTCGGTTACAAGCGGTGGGACGGGCTGCGGGCCCGGGGGCTGGCGGCCGAGCCCGGCAGGGACCTCGCCGTCGCCCAGGAGGCCGGCGTGCGGTTTCTGTGCCCCGGGGACATCGAGTGGCCGGGGCAGCTCGACGACCTTGGGGACGCCCGGCCCCTCGGGCTGTGGGTGCGCGGGCGGGCCAGTCTGCGGTTGTGGGCGTTGCGCTCTGTGGCCGTAGTCGGGGCCCGCGCCTGCACCGAGTACGGCGCACACATGGCGGCCACCCTCGCCGGCGGGCTCGCCGAGCGGGGCTGGGTGGTCGTGTCCGGCGGCGCCTACGGGGTCGACGGTGCCGCTCATCGCGGTGCCCTCGGCTCCGGCGGAGCCACCGTCGCCGTGCTCGCCTGCGGCGTCGACCGGCCCTACCCGCGCGGGCACACCCAGCTGATCAACAGGATCGCGGAACAGGGACTCGTGATCGGCGAGCTGCCGCCGGGGGACCATCCGACGCCCAGCAGGTTCATCGTGCGGAACCGGGTGATCGCGGCCCTGACGCGGGGCACGGTCGTCGTCGAGGCCGCCCATCGCAGCGGCTCACTGGTCACGGCACGGGCAGCCCAGCGGTTGGGACGCCACACGATGGGGATCCCGGGCCCGGCCACCAGCGGCCTCTCGGCGGGCGTGCACGAACTGCTGCGCGGGGACGCTGTCCTGGTCACCGACGCCGCGGAGGTCGTCGAACTGGTCGGCGACATGGGAGAGCTCGCGCCCGAGCGGCGCGGGCCCGTCCTGCCCCGCGATCTGCTGGAGCCCGGGGCGCGCAGAGTCCTGGCGGCGCTGCCCGGTCGGCGCGCGGCGAGAGCGGACGAGGTCGCGCGCGGTGCGCAGACCACCGAGGACGACGCGATCGCGAGACTGTACGAACTCCGCTCACTTGGTTACGTCGAACGACACGGCGACAGCTGGAAGTTGACACGCCAGGCGACGATGTCCGTTCACGCCGGTCGGAGTCGATGCTGA
- a CDS encoding YifB family Mg chelatase-like AAA ATPase has protein sequence MGFARTCSVALVGVEGVVVEVQADLEPGVAAFTLVGLPDKSLSESRDRVRAAVVNSGGEWPQKKLTVGLSPASVPKAGSGFDLAVACAVLGAAERIDPRVLADIVMIGELGLDGRVRPVRGILPAVLAAADAGYEQVVVPECAAAEASLVPGVSVLGVRSLRQLIAVLADEPVPDEAPEEQGRPDPLLAGLRMPGTGAATGMHSMGATEPDHGHDLADVVGQISARTAVEVAAAGGHHLFLEGPPGAGKTMLAERLPAILPRLSRQESLEVTAVHSVAGLLPPGKPLIDVAPYCAPHHSATMQALVGGGAGIARPGAVSLSHRGVLFLDETPEFNSHALDALRQPLEAGHVVIARSAGVVRFPAKFLMVLAANPCPCGRFSRTGDLCECPPSAIRRYQARLSGPLLDRVDLRVEVDRVTRAQLTERGARGESTSTVADRVRAARERASDRLAGTPWRTNSEIPGRELRSRWYAAVGAMDEAERNLERGVLTARGLDRVLRVAWTVADLVGHDRPDATDVALALQLRTGVPRGVPMAIGALT, from the coding sequence ATGGGGTTCGCGCGTACGTGCTCGGTCGCTCTGGTGGGCGTCGAGGGCGTTGTGGTCGAGGTCCAGGCGGATCTGGAGCCGGGGGTGGCGGCGTTCACCCTGGTGGGACTGCCCGACAAGAGCCTCTCGGAGAGCCGCGACCGGGTACGGGCGGCCGTCGTGAACTCGGGCGGGGAGTGGCCGCAGAAGAAGCTCACCGTCGGGCTCAGCCCGGCCTCGGTGCCCAAGGCGGGCAGCGGCTTCGACCTGGCCGTCGCATGCGCCGTCCTCGGCGCCGCCGAGAGGATCGATCCACGGGTCCTCGCCGACATCGTGATGATCGGTGAGCTGGGCCTGGACGGACGAGTGCGTCCCGTGCGGGGCATCCTGCCCGCGGTGCTGGCCGCGGCTGACGCCGGCTACGAGCAGGTCGTCGTCCCCGAGTGCGCCGCGGCCGAGGCCTCGCTGGTGCCGGGCGTGTCCGTACTCGGTGTGCGCAGTCTGCGCCAGCTGATCGCCGTCCTCGCGGACGAACCCGTGCCCGACGAGGCACCGGAGGAACAGGGCCGCCCGGATCCGCTGCTCGCCGGTCTGCGAATGCCGGGCACGGGCGCGGCCACGGGCATGCACAGCATGGGTGCCACCGAGCCCGACCACGGGCACGACCTCGCCGACGTGGTGGGCCAGATCTCGGCGCGGACGGCCGTGGAGGTCGCCGCGGCGGGCGGGCATCACCTGTTCCTCGAAGGACCGCCCGGCGCGGGCAAGACGATGCTCGCGGAGCGGCTGCCGGCCATCCTGCCCCGGCTCAGCAGGCAGGAGTCGCTGGAGGTCACGGCAGTCCACTCGGTGGCGGGGCTGCTCCCCCCGGGCAAGCCCCTGATCGACGTGGCTCCCTACTGCGCACCGCATCACTCGGCAACCATGCAGGCCCTCGTCGGCGGCGGCGCCGGCATCGCCCGGCCCGGCGCGGTGTCGCTCTCCCACCGAGGGGTCCTCTTCCTGGACGAGACGCCGGAGTTCAACAGCCATGCCCTCGACGCCCTGCGGCAGCCGCTGGAAGCGGGGCACGTCGTGATCGCACGCAGCGCGGGCGTGGTGCGCTTCCCGGCGAAGTTCCTGATGGTCCTCGCGGCCAACCCCTGCCCCTGCGGCCGCTTCTCCCGGACCGGCGACCTGTGCGAGTGCCCGCCCTCGGCGATCCGCCGCTATCAGGCACGGCTGTCGGGGCCGCTGCTCGACCGGGTCGACCTCCGGGTCGAGGTGGACCGAGTCACGCGCGCCCAGCTGACCGAGCGCGGGGCCCGGGGCGAGTCCACGTCCACGGTCGCCGACCGGGTCCGTGCAGCGCGTGAGCGGGCGTCGGACCGGCTCGCCGGTACCCCGTGGCGGACCAACAGCGAGATCCCCGGCCGGGAGCTGCGCAGCCGTTGGTACGCGGCGGTCGGCGCCATGGACGAGGCGGAACGGAACCTGGAACGCGGCGTACTGACCGCACGAGGACTCGACCGTGTGCTGCGGGTCGCGTGGACCGTCGCCGACCTGGTCGGCCACGACCGGCCCGACGCGACGGACGTCGCCCTGGCACTGCAACTGCGCACCGGCGTGCCGCGCGGCGTGCCCATGGCCATCGGGGCGCTGACGTGA
- a CDS encoding YraN family protein, giving the protein MSTSKGSARSALGRYGETLAARRLVEAGMTVLERNWRCGRTGEIDIVARDGDVLVICEVKTRRTSGYEHPMAAVTPEKTQRLRGLAEHWIHAHGGAPPGGVRIDLVGVVLPDRGAPVVEHARGVA; this is encoded by the coding sequence ATGAGCACGAGCAAGGGAAGCGCACGCAGCGCACTGGGCAGGTACGGCGAGACGCTGGCCGCACGGCGGCTGGTCGAGGCCGGGATGACGGTTCTGGAGCGCAACTGGCGCTGTGGCAGGACCGGAGAGATCGACATCGTCGCCCGGGATGGCGACGTGCTGGTCATCTGTGAGGTGAAGACCCGCAGGACCAGTGGCTACGAGCATCCGATGGCTGCGGTCACCCCCGAGAAGACGCAGCGTCTGCGCGGCCTCGCGGAACACTGGATCCACGCCCATGGCGGGGCTCCACCCGGAGGCGTCCGCATCGACCTCGTCGGCGTGGTCCTGCCCGACCGCGGCGCGCCCGTGGTCGAGCACGCGCGAGGGGTGGCCTGA
- a CDS encoding DUF2469 domain-containing protein, with product MSAEDLEKYETEMELKLYREYRDVVGLFKYVIETERRFYLTNDYEMQVHSVQGEVFFEVSMADAWVWDMYRPARFVKQVRVLTFKDVNIEELNKSDLELPSG from the coding sequence ATGAGCGCCGAGGACCTCGAAAAGTACGAGACCGAGATGGAGCTCAAGCTCTATCGGGAGTACCGCGATGTCGTCGGTCTGTTCAAGTACGTGATCGAGACCGAGCGGCGTTTCTACCTGACCAATGACTACGAGATGCAGGTGCACTCGGTCCAGGGTGAGGTGTTCTTCGAGGTGTCCATGGCGGATGCCTGGGTGTGGGACATGTACCGGCCGGCCCGGTTCGTGAAGCAGGTTCGGGTCCTCACATTCAAGGACGTGAACATCGAGGAGCTCAACAAGAGTGATCTCGAGCTTCCGAGCGGGTGA
- a CDS encoding NUDIX hydrolase, protein MPAEATGAGNGPYGGTGLGNGPYGDSYDGGLRKVARVVLLDPQDRILLLHGHEPEDPSDDWWFTPGGGVEGDESRAQAALRELAEETGITEVELGPVLWHRMCSFPFAGRRWDQDEWYYLARTTQTATRAMGLTELERRSVAGARWWTCRELAQAHETVYPTRLAELLRTLLDEGPPAGPVTLDSEIV, encoded by the coding sequence GTGCCCGCTGAGGCGACGGGTGCGGGGAACGGGCCGTACGGCGGGACAGGCCTCGGGAACGGGCCGTACGGCGACTCGTACGACGGCGGACTGCGCAAGGTCGCCCGAGTCGTCCTCCTCGACCCGCAGGACCGCATTCTGCTGCTGCACGGCCATGAGCCGGAGGATCCGTCCGACGACTGGTGGTTCACCCCGGGAGGCGGCGTCGAGGGCGACGAGAGCCGTGCTCAGGCCGCACTGCGGGAACTCGCCGAGGAGACCGGCATCACCGAGGTCGAACTCGGCCCCGTGCTGTGGCACCGGATGTGCTCGTTCCCGTTCGCCGGCCGTCGCTGGGACCAGGACGAGTGGTACTACCTGGCCCGTACGACGCAGACGGCGACCCGGGCCATGGGCCTCACCGAACTGGAGCGGCGCAGCGTCGCCGGAGCACGCTGGTGGACGTGTCGGGAACTTGCCCAGGCACATGAGACGGTGTATCCGACCAGACTCGCCGAGCTACTGCGCACACTGCTCGACGAAGGTCCCCCCGCCGGGCCCGTGACCCTTGACTCCGAAATTGTCTAG
- the lepB gene encoding signal peptidase I, producing the protein MGGESTIRTAPRGGGASSGPAGSRTGERLSGLAVALGLVLFLGGFAWGVVVYRPYTVPTSSMAPTIGAGDRVLAQRVDGGEVRRGDVVVFTDKTWVSNAPVVKRVVAVGGDTVACCTDGKLTVNGKQIDEPYLAEDGLAELQNFPTVTVPKDRLFLLGDERSGSLDSTAHLTDAAKGTVARSAVSARVDAVVWPVDGMLEPATSFEQLGALSSPGPLRTMVVLIVGGGVLVLAGGAYGPIAKRMSKRSQTRTEPAGAR; encoded by the coding sequence ATGGGTGGCGAGAGCACGATACGTACGGCGCCGCGTGGCGGTGGCGCGAGCAGTGGCCCGGCGGGCAGCCGGACCGGAGAGCGGTTGTCCGGACTGGCCGTGGCGCTGGGCCTGGTGCTGTTCCTGGGCGGGTTCGCCTGGGGAGTGGTGGTCTACCGGCCGTACACCGTGCCCACCAGTTCGATGGCGCCGACGATCGGCGCGGGCGATCGGGTGCTGGCCCAGCGCGTCGACGGCGGTGAGGTACGCCGTGGTGACGTCGTCGTCTTCACCGACAAGACCTGGGTGAGCAACGCACCCGTCGTCAAGCGCGTCGTCGCCGTCGGCGGCGACACGGTCGCCTGCTGCACCGACGGCAAGCTGACCGTCAACGGCAAGCAGATCGACGAGCCCTACCTGGCCGAGGACGGCCTGGCCGAGCTCCAGAACTTCCCGACGGTGACGGTGCCGAAGGACAGGCTCTTCCTGCTCGGCGACGAGCGCAGCGGCTCCCTGGACTCCACGGCCCACCTTACGGACGCCGCCAAGGGCACCGTGGCTCGCAGCGCCGTGTCGGCCCGTGTGGACGCCGTGGTCTGGCCCGTGGACGGCATGCTGGAGCCCGCCACGAGCTTCGAGCAGCTCGGTGCGCTGTCGTCGCCGGGGCCGTTGCGGACGATGGTCGTGCTGATCGTCGGCGGAGGCGTGCTCGTCCTGGCCGGCGGCGCCTATGGCCCGATCGCGAAACGCATGAGCAAGCGCTCCCAGACCCGTACGGAGCCCGCGGGTGCCCGCTGA
- the lepB gene encoding signal peptidase I produces MGDVAVGARSGHDGEEHRGRPVGAADPAADGAVTSGNDPGAAGGGEGSGGQPPTDGQGSGGASPQSKKQRSFWKELPILIGIALVLALLIKTFLVQAFSIPSDSMQNTLQQGDRVLVDKLTPWFGSEPERGEVVVFHDPDQWLAGEPTPDPNALQTFLSWIGLMPSAEEKDLIKRVVGVGGDTIQCEGTGPLLVNGKALNEPYVYPGNTPCSQDDQGGQFKVKVPEGKIWVMGDHRQNSRDSRYNQSDKNHGMVPVDEVVGRAIVIAWPINRWDNLPVPDTFEQNLSAPSAALTVAPQGLALAGAVPLVLWRRQRIKATQTH; encoded by the coding sequence GTGGGGGATGTGGCGGTTGGCGCACGATCCGGGCACGACGGCGAGGAGCACCGCGGACGCCCCGTGGGAGCAGCCGACCCGGCCGCGGACGGCGCCGTGACCTCCGGGAATGACCCCGGAGCGGCCGGCGGCGGCGAAGGGTCCGGCGGGCAGCCGCCGACCGACGGTCAGGGGTCGGGCGGGGCCTCCCCCCAGTCGAAGAAGCAGCGCTCCTTCTGGAAGGAGCTGCCCATCCTGATCGGTATCGCGCTCGTCCTCGCGCTGCTGATCAAGACGTTCCTGGTGCAGGCGTTCTCGATCCCCTCCGACTCGATGCAGAACACCCTCCAGCAGGGTGACCGCGTCCTGGTCGACAAGCTCACCCCCTGGTTCGGCTCTGAGCCCGAGCGCGGCGAGGTCGTCGTCTTCCACGACCCCGACCAGTGGCTGGCGGGTGAGCCCACTCCCGACCCCAATGCGCTGCAGACCTTCCTCAGCTGGATCGGCCTGATGCCGTCCGCCGAGGAGAAGGACCTCATCAAGCGTGTCGTCGGCGTCGGCGGCGACACGATCCAGTGCGAGGGCACCGGCCCGCTGCTGGTCAACGGCAAGGCGCTGAACGAGCCGTACGTCTACCCGGGCAACACCCCCTGCAGCCAGGACGACCAGGGCGGCCAGTTCAAGGTCAAGGTCCCCGAGGGCAAGATCTGGGTCATGGGCGACCACCGGCAGAACTCCCGGGACTCGCGTTACAACCAGTCCGACAAGAACCACGGCATGGTCCCCGTCGACGAGGTCGTCGGCCGCGCCATCGTGATCGCCTGGCCGATCAACCGCTGGGACAACCTGCCGGTCCCGGACACCTTCGAGCAGAACCTGAGCGCCCCGTCCGCCGCTCTCACGGTCGCCCCGCAGGGCCTTGCGCTCGCCGGTGCGGTGCCGCTGGTGCTGTGGCGCCGGCAGCGGATCAAGGCGACGCAGACCCACTGA